One part of the Deltaproteobacteria bacterium genome encodes these proteins:
- the ilvN gene encoding acetolactate synthase small subunit yields the protein MRHIISILVMNEFGVLSRVVGLFSGRGFNIESLNVAETTDPSVSRMTIVSGGDEKILEQITKQLNKLVPVIKVYDFTDEAHIERELAMVKVSATADNRAEILRIIDIFRAKVIDVSPASYTVEVTGDEDKLEAMLELLRPFGIKEIVRTGRIAMARSPKTARSARTRTKKKNTGG from the coding sequence GTGCGTCATATAATCTCTATCCTGGTCATGAACGAATTCGGCGTGCTCTCGCGCGTGGTGGGACTCTTTTCAGGGAGGGGTTTCAATATCGAGAGCCTGAACGTGGCCGAGACGACGGACCCGTCCGTCTCCCGCATGACCATAGTGTCCGGCGGCGACGAGAAGATACTGGAGCAGATAACAAAGCAGCTCAACAAGCTCGTGCCGGTCATAAAGGTCTACGACTTCACCGACGAGGCCCACATAGAGCGCGAGCTGGCGATGGTGAAGGTGTCGGCCACGGCCGACAACCGCGCCGAGATACTGCGCATAATCGACATCTTCAGGGCCAAGGTCATAGACGTGAGTCCCGCAAGCTACACCGTTGAGGTTACGGGCGACGAGGACAAGCTCGAGGCCATGCTCGAGCTGCTGCGGCCGTTCGGCATAAAGGAGATAGTGCGCACGGGCCGCATAGCCATGGCCCGCAGCCCCAAGACGGCAAGGTCAGCAAGGACGAGGACGAAGAAAAAAAACACCGGAGGATAA